From the genome of Streptacidiphilus rugosus AM-16, one region includes:
- a CDS encoding ATP-binding protein yields MQSSVTVSSSQVPELLLGLATVRPVFLWGAPGIGKSSLVNQFAQSLGLECVSLLGTQLAPEDLIGVPQITPEGRSRFCPPEAVAREEPYCLFLDELNAATPDVQKAFYSLILDRRIGSYELPAGSIVIGAGNRATDGALARLMPSALVNRLVHVHLRASATDWLGWAAGSGIHPWVADYLGDRPDHLWSAPPKTEEPFSTPRAWHMLSDALHSFGPTLDEPTLKVLTHGLLTPAHAVSFCGYAKIVRHSYGLEAILKGDASWPNRIEDRDLLFYLADAFRGRLVKQLPTSKEHASPSVRQTAYRAKSLLVQLAEISVEVAQTVIADGPDGSPVLPAWFLIEAARDMPRLVEARR; encoded by the coding sequence GTGCAGAGTTCCGTCACGGTGTCCTCGTCGCAGGTGCCCGAGCTGCTGCTCGGACTGGCCACGGTGCGGCCCGTGTTCCTGTGGGGCGCGCCGGGGATCGGAAAGTCCTCGCTGGTGAACCAGTTCGCCCAGTCGCTCGGGCTGGAGTGCGTGTCGCTGCTCGGGACCCAGCTCGCACCCGAGGACCTGATCGGCGTCCCGCAGATCACCCCCGAGGGGCGCTCCCGCTTCTGCCCGCCCGAGGCCGTCGCCCGCGAGGAGCCGTACTGCCTCTTCCTCGACGAGCTCAACGCGGCCACTCCGGACGTTCAGAAGGCCTTCTACTCGCTGATCCTGGACCGCAGGATCGGCTCCTACGAGCTGCCCGCCGGCAGCATCGTCATCGGCGCGGGCAACCGCGCCACCGACGGCGCGCTCGCCAGGCTGATGCCCTCCGCGCTGGTCAACCGGCTGGTCCACGTCCATCTGCGGGCCAGCGCCACGGACTGGCTGGGCTGGGCGGCCGGGAGCGGGATCCACCCGTGGGTCGCCGACTACCTCGGTGACCGCCCGGACCACCTGTGGTCCGCGCCGCCCAAGACCGAGGAGCCCTTCTCCACGCCGCGGGCCTGGCACATGCTCTCCGACGCGCTGCACTCCTTCGGCCCGACGCTGGACGAGCCCACGCTCAAGGTGCTCACCCACGGTCTCCTGACGCCCGCCCACGCGGTGTCGTTCTGCGGCTACGCGAAGATCGTCCGCCACTCCTACGGCCTGGAGGCGATCCTCAAGGGGGACGCCTCGTGGCCGAACCGGATCGAGGACAGGGACCTGCTGTTCTACCTGGCCGACGCCTTCCGGGGCCGTCTGGTCAAGCAGCTGCCCACGAGTAAGGAGCACGCCTCGCCCTCGGTCCGGCAGACCGCCTACCGGGCCAAGTCGCTGCTGGTGCAGCTCGCGGAGATCTCCGTGGAGGTCGCCCAGACCGTGATCGCGGACGGTCCGGACGGCAGTCCGGTGCTCCCCGCGTGGTTCCTCATCGAGGCCGCCAGGGACATGCCGCGGCTGGTCGAGGCGCGTCGGTGA
- a CDS encoding maleylpyruvate isomerase family mycothiol-dependent enzyme — protein sequence MTASPDPADPALRAHTRAERERLADLLAALSPAEWDAPTLCEGWRVREVVAHLTLPFRTGTPRFLAGLARARFSFNRYADTAARRDAARMTEADLLHALRANIDHPWQPPGGGPVGALSHDLIHGLDITEPLGLPPAPTDRIALVLAHTSPRSLAFFGVDLTGVQLRATDADIRVGTGEPVDLPAKELLLTLAGRRPLPAPERTGEPTGRG from the coding sequence ATGACCGCTTCACCCGACCCCGCCGACCCCGCCCTGCGGGCGCACACCCGCGCCGAGCGGGAACGCCTCGCGGACCTGCTGGCCGCGCTGTCTCCCGCCGAGTGGGACGCGCCGACCCTGTGCGAGGGGTGGCGCGTCCGCGAGGTCGTGGCCCACCTCACCCTGCCGTTCCGTACCGGCACCCCGCGCTTCCTCGCGGGTCTCGCCAGGGCCCGCTTCTCCTTCAACCGCTACGCGGACACCGCCGCCCGCAGGGACGCCGCCCGGATGACCGAGGCGGACCTGCTCCACGCGCTCCGCGCCAACATCGACCACCCCTGGCAGCCGCCGGGCGGCGGGCCGGTCGGGGCGCTCAGCCACGACCTCATCCACGGCCTCGACATCACCGAGCCGCTCGGCCTGCCGCCCGCGCCCACGGACCGCATCGCCCTCGTGCTGGCCCACACCAGCCCCCGCAGCCTGGCCTTCTTCGGCGTCGACCTCACCGGCGTTCAACTGCGGGCCACGGACGCCGACATCCGGGTGGGCACGGGCGAGCCGGTCGACCTGCCCGCCAAGGAGCTGCTGCTCACGCTCGCCGGCCGTCGCCCGCTTCCGGCGCCGGAGCGGACGGGGGAGCCGACGGGCCGGGGTTGA
- a CDS encoding TetR/AcrR family transcriptional regulator, producing MTTRAAAAERTREALLEAGLEIAGRDGLAAMSVNRVVATAGVAKGTFYVHFPDRGAFLGAMHGRFHAQVAAAVGEAMDALPPGRERLRRGLATYLDLCLRHNGVKALLLEARNDPALADQVAMRADTFLAAAEPDLRAMGWPDAASAARLVVAMSAELSVGETTAGAEDTAGRATLWAFLDRLDLGR from the coding sequence ATGACCACCCGAGCCGCCGCGGCCGAGCGCACCCGAGAAGCCCTGCTGGAGGCCGGTCTGGAGATCGCGGGCCGGGACGGGCTCGCGGCGATGAGCGTCAACCGGGTCGTCGCCACGGCCGGCGTGGCCAAGGGGACCTTCTACGTCCACTTCCCCGACCGCGGCGCCTTCCTCGGCGCGATGCACGGGCGCTTCCACGCCCAGGTCGCCGCGGCCGTCGGCGAGGCGATGGACGCGCTGCCGCCCGGCCGGGAGCGGCTGCGCCGGGGCCTTGCGACCTACCTGGACCTGTGCCTGCGTCACAACGGCGTCAAGGCGCTGCTGTTGGAGGCCCGCAACGATCCCGCCCTGGCCGACCAGGTCGCCATGCGCGCGGACACCTTCCTCGCGGCCGCCGAGCCCGACCTGCGGGCGATGGGCTGGCCCGACGCCGCCTCGGCCGCCCGTCTGGTGGTCGCCATGTCGGCGGAACTCTCGGTCGGCGAGACCACCGCGGGCGCCGAGGACACCGCGGGCCGCGCCACCCTGTGGGCCTTCCTCGACCGCCTCGACCTCGGCCGCTGA
- a CDS encoding AAA family ATPase produces MADVHEPSGGPAGLFRFVGRTRESDLLLAAARHPPATVLVEGEAGIGESRLVREAAAVPAREQRCVLFCYCHPLREPLAYGPVVDALHKAGPWLPASGLPPATAALGRLLPDLADRLPAPPPAPGTPRSGAGFHERQPGHDTGVGRCQCRLPPPGQG; encoded by the coding sequence GTGGCGGACGTGCACGAGCCTTCCGGCGGCCCGGCGGGGTTGTTCCGGTTCGTCGGCCGCACGCGCGAGTCGGACCTGCTGCTCGCCGCCGCCCGGCATCCGCCGGCGACCGTGCTGGTCGAGGGCGAGGCGGGGATCGGAGAGTCGCGGCTGGTCAGGGAGGCCGCCGCGGTGCCGGCGCGCGAACAGCGCTGCGTGCTCTTCTGCTACTGCCATCCGCTGCGCGAACCGCTGGCCTACGGGCCGGTCGTCGACGCGCTGCACAAGGCCGGGCCCTGGCTGCCCGCATCCGGGCTGCCGCCCGCGACCGCGGCGCTCGGCCGGCTGCTGCCCGACCTCGCCGACCGGCTGCCCGCCCCGCCGCCCGCGCCGGGGACGCCGCGCTCAGGCGCCGGTTTCCACGAGCGGCAGCCAGGCCACGACACGGGAGTCGGCCGGTGTCAGTGTCGCCTGCCGCCACCTGGCCAGGGATGA
- a CDS encoding isoamylase early set domain-containing protein, translating into MLERAAVKQGTKVTFVLPEDGDGDRPVSVVGDFNDWKPGAHVLKPREDGSRAVSVVLPKGRMTAFRYLAGGGHWFDEGDADHHDGTNGYVHT; encoded by the coding sequence ATGCTGGAACGTGCGGCCGTCAAGCAGGGTACGAAGGTCACCTTCGTGCTGCCCGAGGACGGGGACGGGGACCGGCCGGTGAGCGTGGTCGGGGACTTCAACGACTGGAAGCCCGGCGCGCACGTCCTCAAGCCCCGCGAGGACGGCAGCCGCGCCGTCAGCGTGGTGCTGCCCAAGGGCCGGATGACCGCGTTCCGCTACCTGGCCGGTGGCGGCCACTGGTTCGACGAGGGGGACGCGGACCACCACGACGGGACCAACGGCTACGTGCACACCTGA
- a CDS encoding RNA polymerase subunit sigma-70, whose amino-acid sequence MSTARGGGTDVADQQLEMLRGPLTGYCYRMLGAVGEVEDAVQETLLRAYRSLDRYDPARAAFSTWVHAIATNVCLDQLRGAGRRALPWDLGPASTGGQLGTPLPPDAWIEPMPESRLLNAVEPADPAELALRRESVRLAFVAALQWLPPRQRAVLVLRDVLRFTAEETAQMLDTSVASANSALQRARTTLDEHRPFPADAPDPGDPLQRELLRGYVEAFEAHDIDRLVTLLGDDVRSGMPPFVWWLDGPQAIAAVMAASDGCDGHRLLPGAPANGALTLGQYRPDPDGVLRPFALLLLEVRRSAVVQIATYLGWGEHFPAYGLPMEIVRDDR is encoded by the coding sequence GTGAGCACGGCACGCGGAGGCGGGACCGACGTCGCGGACCAGCAGCTGGAGATGCTGCGTGGACCGCTCACCGGCTACTGCTACCGCATGCTGGGCGCCGTCGGCGAGGTCGAGGACGCCGTCCAGGAGACGCTGCTGCGCGCCTACCGGAGCCTGGACCGCTACGACCCGGCCCGCGCCGCCTTCTCCACCTGGGTGCACGCCATCGCCACCAACGTCTGCCTGGACCAGCTCCGCGGCGCCGGCCGCCGCGCCCTGCCCTGGGACCTGGGGCCGGCCAGTACCGGAGGGCAGCTCGGCACGCCGCTGCCGCCGGACGCCTGGATCGAACCCATGCCGGAGTCCAGGCTGCTCAACGCCGTCGAGCCGGCGGATCCGGCCGAGCTGGCGCTGCGCCGGGAGTCGGTCAGGCTGGCCTTCGTCGCCGCGCTCCAGTGGCTCCCGCCGCGCCAGCGGGCCGTGCTGGTGCTGCGCGACGTCCTGCGCTTCACGGCTGAGGAGACCGCGCAGATGCTCGACACCTCGGTCGCCTCCGCCAACAGCGCCCTGCAACGGGCCCGCACCACCCTCGACGAGCACCGGCCGTTCCCCGCCGACGCCCCGGACCCCGGCGACCCGCTCCAGCGCGAGCTGCTGCGCGGCTACGTCGAGGCGTTCGAGGCGCACGACATCGACCGGCTGGTCACCCTGCTCGGCGACGACGTGCGCTCCGGCATGCCGCCCTTCGTGTGGTGGCTGGACGGCCCGCAGGCGATCGCCGCGGTCATGGCCGCGAGCGACGGCTGCGACGGCCACCGCCTCCTGCCCGGCGCCCCGGCGAACGGCGCCCTCACCCTCGGCCAGTACCGCCCCGACCCCGACGGAGTGCTGCGGCCCTTCGCGCTGCTGCTGCTGGAGGTGCGCCGCAGCGCCGTGGTCCAGATCGCCACCTACCTCGGCTGGGGCGAGCACTTCCCCGCGTACGGGCTGCCCATGGAGATTGTCCGCGACGACCGATGA
- a CDS encoding C39 family peptidase — MHPSVVTSVPYYAQWESPELVRRIVTGGLAAREDPMWPRSGADSAEEYEWWAVRLCGMACLRMVLHHWRGTAPPALALARECTEAGAYVVHPDRVDGLIYAPFAAYVRHRWQLDAVVETDLDPAGLRARLDAGHLVMISVHPGIRTLDAAPPGRGGHLVLAVGHTEDALLIHNPSGWADTGTQRSAPVPWEDLDRFFARRGVTLVNPGPSAPPSAPAPEAGDGRRA; from the coding sequence ATGCACCCCAGTGTGGTCACCTCCGTCCCCTACTACGCCCAGTGGGAGTCCCCCGAACTGGTCCGCCGGATCGTGACCGGCGGGCTGGCCGCCCGCGAGGACCCGATGTGGCCGAGGTCCGGCGCGGACTCGGCCGAGGAGTACGAGTGGTGGGCGGTCCGCCTCTGCGGCATGGCGTGTCTGCGGATGGTCCTGCACCACTGGCGCGGGACGGCGCCGCCGGCGCTCGCCCTGGCCCGCGAATGCACCGAGGCCGGCGCCTACGTCGTGCACCCGGACCGGGTGGACGGACTGATCTACGCACCGTTCGCCGCGTACGTCCGCCACCGCTGGCAGTTGGACGCCGTGGTGGAGACGGACCTCGACCCGGCCGGGCTGCGCGCCCGTCTCGACGCCGGCCACCTCGTGATGATCTCCGTCCACCCGGGCATCCGCACGCTCGACGCCGCCCCGCCCGGCCGTGGCGGACATCTGGTCCTCGCCGTCGGCCACACCGAGGACGCGCTGCTGATCCACAACCCGTCCGGCTGGGCCGACACCGGCACTCAGCGGTCCGCGCCGGTTCCCTGGGAGGATCTGGACCGTTTCTTCGCCCGTCGCGGCGTGACGCTGGTCAACCCCGGCCCGTCGGCTCCCCCGTCCGCTCCGGCGCCGGAAGCGGGCGACGGCCGGCGAGCGTGA
- a CDS encoding zinc metalloprotease — translation MTVTADTGTTVPGPGGFATLVQPAAEPPSRAAVPLPVPRLSAGLRLHGEYQGSGFTEPRYIARRGDGQVVQLTRLLHLVAGAIDGERDTERISHRVSGLYGRELSEANIAYLIDNKLTPLGVTVPWGQEDDEVDAPRSDLLLALKGHRVLFDERRVARIGRSLAWLHRPPVVAAVLLAAIAMDVWLFGSYGAMTPVLHVLDQPVLLLAVFGLTVGSLVFHEFGHASACRYGGARPGCIGCGLFLIWPSMYTDVTDVYRIGRGGRIRTDLGGVYFNVVFMLGLTGCYLLTGQPFFLSAVYLGHFEVLEQLMPAVRLDGYYILGDLAGIPDLYGKIRPILLSMVPGRPSPPEVTGLRRSARVIVTTWVATMVPLLLGDLGYALWNLPRILATGARSLTEQLSGTADAFTHLHLATGAVGLLGCMMLVFPLAGMTYLSIRLAGRLLRAARRATHGRPRLRVSLVTLGLVGAGGLCCAWIVGLTPRPLPPQPPIVPVLQPGVHPTPLAQPPTAPSPSPSPRHRAPSPSPSPSAVPSPGTPPGTGPASPSPTPTAAARTTPSAPAAPPTTAAPSPSPTPTKSGPSTTPSPSPSASPPVSTTPSPPPTTPPPTTSPAPTP, via the coding sequence ATGACTGTCACGGCGGACACGGGGACGACCGTCCCCGGGCCCGGCGGTTTCGCCACGCTGGTGCAACCTGCTGCCGAACCCCCCTCTCGCGCCGCGGTACCGCTGCCTGTACCGCGGCTGTCGGCCGGGTTGCGCCTGCACGGCGAGTACCAGGGCTCGGGCTTCACCGAGCCCCGGTACATCGCTCGCCGTGGAGACGGCCAGGTGGTGCAGCTGACCCGGCTGCTCCACCTGGTCGCGGGGGCGATCGACGGTGAACGCGACACCGAGCGGATCTCCCACCGCGTCAGCGGCCTGTACGGCAGGGAGCTCAGCGAGGCGAACATCGCCTATCTGATCGACAACAAGCTCACCCCCCTGGGCGTCACCGTCCCCTGGGGCCAGGAGGACGACGAGGTCGACGCCCCGCGCTCCGACCTGCTGCTGGCCCTGAAGGGCCATCGGGTGCTCTTCGACGAGCGCCGGGTCGCCCGCATCGGCCGCTCGCTGGCTTGGCTGCACCGGCCACCCGTGGTGGCGGCGGTCCTGCTGGCGGCGATCGCCATGGACGTCTGGCTGTTCGGCTCCTACGGGGCGATGACCCCGGTCCTGCACGTGCTGGACCAGCCGGTGCTGCTCCTGGCGGTCTTCGGGCTCACCGTCGGCTCGCTCGTCTTCCACGAGTTCGGCCATGCCTCGGCCTGCCGCTACGGCGGGGCGAGACCGGGGTGCATCGGCTGCGGCCTCTTCCTGATCTGGCCCTCCATGTACACCGACGTCACCGACGTCTACCGGATCGGCCGCGGCGGCCGGATCCGCACCGACCTCGGCGGGGTCTACTTCAACGTCGTCTTCATGCTCGGCCTGACCGGCTGCTACCTGCTGACCGGCCAGCCGTTCTTCCTCAGCGCGGTCTACCTCGGCCACTTCGAGGTGCTCGAACAGCTCATGCCCGCGGTCCGGCTGGACGGCTACTACATCCTCGGCGACCTGGCCGGCATCCCCGACCTCTACGGCAAGATCCGCCCGATCCTGCTCAGCATGGTCCCCGGCCGGCCCTCTCCGCCCGAGGTCACCGGACTGCGACGCTCGGCCCGCGTCATCGTCACGACCTGGGTGGCCACCATGGTGCCGCTGCTCCTGGGCGACCTCGGCTACGCCCTGTGGAACCTGCCGCGGATCCTGGCCACCGGCGCCCGCTCGCTGACCGAGCAGCTGTCCGGCACCGCCGACGCGTTCACCCACCTCCATCTCGCCACCGGAGCGGTGGGCCTGCTCGGCTGCATGATGCTGGTCTTCCCGCTGGCCGGCATGACCTACCTGTCGATCCGGCTGGCCGGACGCCTGCTGCGCGCCGCTCGCCGGGCCACCCACGGCCGACCGCGCCTGCGCGTCTCGCTGGTGACGCTCGGCCTGGTCGGCGCGGGCGGGCTCTGCTGCGCCTGGATCGTCGGCCTCACCCCCCGCCCGCTGCCGCCGCAGCCACCGATCGTCCCGGTGCTCCAACCGGGCGTCCACCCGACCCCCCTGGCCCAGCCGCCGACCGCGCCCTCGCCCTCTCCCTCACCGCGGCACCGCGCTCCGTCGCCGTCGCCGTCGCCGTCCGCGGTGCCCTCGCCGGGCACGCCGCCAGGGACCGGCCCCGCGTCCCCGAGCCCCACGCCTACCGCCGCCGCGCGGACGACCCCCTCCGCACCGGCAGCCCCGCCCACCACCGCGGCCCCCTCGCCGAGCCCCACGCCCACGAAGTCCGGGCCCTCGACGACTCCCAGCCCCAGCCCCTCGGCGTCGCCCCCGGTCAGCACGACACCGAGCCCACCCCCCACCACGCCGCCCCCGACCACCAGCCCCGCCCCGACGCCCTGA
- a CDS encoding CBS domain-containing protein: MDHRPGEVLSRTRGPARRLPVVDADGRPVGIVSLGDLAEDRDPGSALGRISAAAPNR, translated from the coding sequence CTGGACCACCGCCCCGGCGAAGTCCTGAGCCGCACGCGCGGCCCCGCCCGGCGACTGCCGGTCGTGGACGCCGACGGACGGCCCGTCGGCATCGTTTCCCTCGGGGACCTCGCCGAGGACCGCGACCCCGGCTCCGCGCTCGGGCGGATCAGCGCGGCCGCGCCGAACCGCTGA
- a CDS encoding UBP-type zinc finger domain-containing protein, with translation MIPEDAYDPSVPPSGAGCVECDAAGGWWIHLRRCALCGHIGCCDDSPAKHTTAHAKATGHPVIRSFEPEETWFWNYDTSEYFESGPALASPQNHPLDQPVPGPLGRVPTDWAERLARP, from the coding sequence ATGATTCCCGAGGACGCCTACGACCCCTCCGTCCCGCCCAGCGGCGCCGGCTGCGTCGAGTGCGACGCGGCCGGCGGCTGGTGGATCCACCTGCGCCGCTGTGCCCTGTGCGGTCACATCGGCTGCTGCGACGACTCCCCCGCCAAGCACACCACCGCCCACGCCAAGGCGACCGGGCATCCGGTCATCCGCAGTTTCGAACCGGAGGAGACCTGGTTCTGGAACTACGACACCTCCGAGTACTTCGAGTCCGGGCCCGCGTTGGCCTCGCCCCAGAACCACCCGCTCGACCAGCCCGTCCCCGGCCCGCTGGGACGGGTCCCGACCGACTGGGCGGAACGTCTCGCCCGCCCCTGA
- a CDS encoding quinone oxidoreductase family protein, translating to MRAAIVNHLGSPPRFAERPDPADRPGHTLVRVTAAALNPVDLHIAAGTHPAGTPAVPYVPGIEAAGTVVSGGPLAPGTRVRVAVPGGFVDGTLAELVSVPDQACLPVPDGLDDDLAAAVGVVGVSALTALRDEAGLRPGDSVLVLGATGALGQALVHLARALGAARVVAAGRTADRLKTLADTADATLLLDAAADAADPSRIAAAVAATGGPVDVVADLLWGPHTGVAQAALGSGGRWVNLGQLAGGTAALDAAALRHRHLRLSGFSATALPADRVAAAYREVADIAARGALPLTVTAHPLEDIADLWTAQAASPGGKLVLRP from the coding sequence ATGCGCGCAGCGATCGTGAACCACCTCGGCAGCCCGCCCCGCTTCGCCGAGCGCCCGGACCCGGCCGACCGCCCCGGTCACACCCTGGTGCGGGTCACCGCCGCCGCCCTGAACCCCGTGGACCTGCACATCGCCGCGGGCACCCACCCTGCGGGCACGCCCGCCGTCCCGTACGTGCCCGGGATCGAGGCCGCGGGCACCGTCGTCTCCGGGGGCCCGCTCGCCCCCGGCACCCGGGTCAGGGTCGCGGTCCCCGGCGGCTTCGTCGACGGAACCCTCGCAGAGCTGGTCTCCGTTCCCGACCAGGCCTGCCTGCCGGTTCCCGACGGGCTGGACGACGACCTGGCCGCCGCGGTCGGCGTCGTCGGCGTGAGCGCGCTGACCGCGCTGCGGGACGAGGCCGGACTACGGCCCGGCGACTCCGTACTGGTGCTGGGCGCGACCGGAGCCCTCGGGCAGGCCCTGGTCCATCTCGCCCGCGCGCTGGGCGCCGCGAGGGTGGTCGCGGCCGGCCGCACCGCCGACCGCCTCAAGACGCTGGCGGACACCGCCGACGCCACCCTGCTGCTCGACGCCGCCGCGGACGCGGCGGACCCCTCCCGGATCGCGGCGGCCGTCGCCGCGACCGGCGGACCGGTCGACGTGGTGGCCGACCTGCTCTGGGGTCCGCACACCGGCGTGGCCCAGGCGGCGCTGGGCAGCGGCGGACGCTGGGTCAACCTCGGGCAACTGGCGGGCGGCACGGCCGCACTCGACGCCGCCGCGCTGCGCCACCGACACCTGCGGCTCTCCGGATTCAGCGCGACCGCCCTGCCCGCCGACCGGGTGGCCGCGGCCTACCGCGAGGTCGCCGACATCGCCGCGCGCGGAGCCCTGCCGCTGACCGTCACCGCGCACCCGCTGGAGGACATCGCGGACCTCTGGACCGCGCAGGCCGCCTCGCCCGGCGGCAAGCTGGTCCTGCGCCCCTGA
- a CDS encoding ABC transporter substrate-binding protein: MTRRRTATALTALALLAAPMTACGGSSGGAGGASGDTLTLVAAAAPASLDPAKANVGSDNWFVNLTYDSLLRMGPGGTVGPDLATSWGYVGSGNREFTLTLRDGARFADGTPVTAQAVAASLDYTRTHGLNLSWDSAIDSVTATGPRTVRIHCSSPHPDLPQLLTQVLLVGSVISPGGLAHQGDLGTASYGAGPYVLDAAHTVSGDHYTYTPNRYYWDRSRIHWKRVVIKVIANPNSALQAVETGQADVLGINSSQVGTAKGGGLAVTMSPAAFVGVNLVDRAGVLAPPLKDLRVRQALNYAVDRAAITKAVVQQYGSPTDEISLPGLDGYAPDADNRYPYDPAKAKQLLAEAGYPNGFSLGMETQGFLGIDLVTQAVVAEWRKIGVTVNLTTDTSIGQWLGNATSRRFPTLGFGYGGASTYLLSLDWMLPHATAFNPFASQDPTLTKMLATAAAAPAAQAPALDQEVMRYVVDQAWFVSVLRMEGIYAYDSHRISGFAASVDYIPDVAWTTAPAKS; the protein is encoded by the coding sequence ATGACCAGACGCAGAACCGCCACCGCCCTGACCGCCCTCGCTTTGCTCGCCGCCCCGATGACCGCCTGCGGCGGCTCCTCGGGCGGCGCCGGCGGCGCGAGCGGCGACACCCTCACCCTCGTCGCGGCCGCCGCCCCCGCCAGCCTCGACCCGGCCAAGGCCAACGTGGGTTCGGACAACTGGTTCGTCAACCTCACCTACGACTCCCTGCTGCGGATGGGGCCCGGCGGCACGGTCGGCCCCGACCTCGCCACCTCCTGGGGCTACGTCGGCTCGGGCAACCGGGAGTTCACCCTGACCCTGCGCGACGGCGCCCGCTTCGCCGACGGCACGCCCGTCACCGCCCAGGCGGTGGCCGCCTCGCTCGACTACACCCGCACGCACGGGCTCAACCTCTCCTGGGACTCCGCGATCGACTCGGTGACCGCGACCGGCCCGCGCACCGTCCGCATCCACTGCTCCTCGCCCCACCCCGACCTGCCGCAGCTGCTGACCCAGGTGCTCCTGGTCGGCTCGGTGATCAGCCCCGGCGGGCTCGCCCACCAGGGCGACCTCGGCACCGCGTCCTACGGCGCCGGCCCCTACGTCCTGGACGCCGCGCACACCGTCTCCGGGGACCACTACACCTACACCCCGAACCGGTACTACTGGGACCGGAGCAGGATCCACTGGAAGCGGGTCGTGATCAAGGTGATCGCCAACCCGAACTCCGCGCTCCAGGCCGTCGAGACCGGTCAGGCCGACGTTCTCGGCATCAACTCCAGCCAGGTCGGCACCGCCAAGGGCGGCGGCCTCGCGGTCACCATGTCCCCGGCCGCCTTCGTCGGCGTCAACCTCGTCGACCGCGCCGGCGTGCTCGCGCCGCCGCTGAAGGACCTCCGCGTCCGGCAGGCGCTCAACTACGCCGTCGACCGTGCCGCGATCACCAAGGCCGTGGTCCAGCAGTACGGCAGCCCGACGGACGAGATCAGCCTGCCCGGCCTGGACGGGTACGCGCCCGACGCCGACAACCGCTACCCCTACGACCCCGCCAAGGCCAAGCAGCTGCTGGCCGAGGCCGGCTACCCGAACGGCTTCTCGCTCGGCATGGAGACCCAGGGCTTCCTGGGGATCGACCTGGTCACCCAGGCGGTCGTCGCCGAGTGGCGGAAGATCGGCGTCACGGTGAACCTCACCACCGACACCAGCATCGGGCAGTGGCTCGGCAACGCCACCTCCAGGCGCTTCCCGACCCTCGGCTTCGGCTACGGCGGCGCGAGCACCTACCTGCTCTCGCTGGACTGGATGCTCCCGCACGCCACCGCCTTCAACCCCTTCGCCTCCCAGGACCCCACGCTCACGAAGATGCTCGCCACCGCGGCCGCCGCCCCCGCCGCGCAGGCGCCGGCGCTGGACCAGGAGGTGATGCGCTACGTCGTCGACCAGGCCTGGTTCGTCTCGGTGCTGCGCATGGAGGGCATCTACGCCTACGACTCCCACCGGATCAGCGGCTTCGCCGCCTCCGTCGACTACATCCCCGACGTCGCCTGGACCACCGCCCCGGCGAAGTCCTGA